GGAAATGTCCAAAGAAAATTTGTATAAGAATCTAGGAATAACACATAATAACGATGACCACTTGAACTTAGAACTGATgaaagtggtgcaacaggttcctagggatgaaaaaatggtactggggggtgatctcaatggacacgtgggttctaggcgagatgggtttgagagtgttcatcgagggtatggttttggagataagaatgaagcaggaaatgatattttggaattcgcatcagcctatgacttgagtataatgaacacatggtttatgaagagaacatcccacttagtgacttatcggagtggcggtaatgcgagccaaattgacttcttcttagtaaggagtgcttggagaaagagttatattgattgtaaggtgatccctggtgagagtacgacaacccaacatagagtagtggtgcttgattttcgaagtaggaaatgtataagaaaacaaacaccacaagtagagactaagattaagtggtggaaattgcaaggagagaatcaacaaaaatttgtggatgagatgaccaaaaaagatttttggacttgtaatatggatttagatatagattcgatatggactaagatggagcatactataagggaagtagcgaaggaagttctagaggaatctaaaggtagcatgccaccagGTAAGggcacatcttggtggacagaagaagtacgacaagcagtaaagagtaagcgagaatcctataaaatattggggaaatgtaggagtgacgagaactacgaaaaatacaaagaggctaaaaggaaagtaaagaaggtcatacgagatgctagagaaaatgtgaatcgggatctgtataccagattggatacgaaagaagaggaaagagacatatatagaattgctcggatgagagataggaagacgcgagatctcgaaaaagttaaatgtgtgaaggatgtggaccagcaagtcctagttggagataaggatatcaaggaacgatggaggtcctattttgatgacttatttaatggagatcgcaaaAAAGATGTGgcagatataagtatccatcacgatatgataaatcatgaatgcctgcggagaattaaaaaaggtgaagtcaaaatggcattaagtaagatgaagttgaagaaagtagtaggacctgatggcatccctattgagatttggagatgtttgggagaaagaggaatcgaatggttgacgacgttcttcaacaaaatttggagaaacaataagatgccatcagaatggaggaaaagtatcttaatccctttgtataagaacaaaggcgatgtccaagattttgccaactatcggggaatcaaattaatgagtcacaatatgaaactttgggagcgagtgatcgaacaaaggctaagaaggatggtgaagatctcggaaaaccagctTGGCTTTATgtcgggaagatcaactatagaagccatccatctaatgagacaattaatggagcactatcgaaataagaagaaagacttgcatatggttttcattgacttggagaaagcatatgataaggtatcaatggaagtactttggtgggccttgataaggaaaggcatttcgcgaaaatatattgacatcataaaggacatgtatgagggagcatgcacgagtgtacgtactagtgttgggaagactgaagagtttcctattacgattggagtgcatcaaggtttcgcactaagcccatttctttttgccatcgttatggatgaactaacaagttcacttcaaaatggtataccatggtgcatgctgtttgcagatgatattgtgttggttgatgagacgaaagaaggagtggagaggaagttggaactatggagacaaactctagaatctagaggctttaagttgagccgaagtaagacggaatatttggagtgtaagtttagcggccatatgagtagggaggcagggacaatcaccctatatgggagagttgttcaggccttggattgcttccggtatttaggatctattatccaaacggatggagaagtagatggagatgttgctcataggattaaagctgggtggtcgaagtggaagagtgctacgggtttcctttgtgaccccgacatgcctagtagattgaaggggaaattctaccggacggcaattagaccagcattgttatatggtacgtagtgttgggcagtgaaacactgccacatccataagatgtcggtggcggagatgcgtatgttgagatggatgtgtggtcatacgagaaaggatcgggtgagtaacgaaataattaggacaaaagtaggggtcacatctattgagaataaaatgagagaaaaccgactaaggtggtttggccatgtgagacgtagagcacttgatgcgccggttaggagaaccgaagagtggcaaagggatgtagtggtgaggggtaggggaagacctaagcaaacttggaggagggtgatcgagagtgatatgagtttactaggaattgaggaaaatatggtagtggataggaaggagtggagggagcgaatttgtattgctgacacgacttgatttcacggttttatatgatggttcatgttagccgaccccgaatcatttcaggactaaggctttgttgttattgttgttgtatATGCAATTCTCAAAACGTTGAGCTACATCCAATTCTCAATCACAACACATATAACGAAGAATATGCAATTTATTAGGATTACCATTATTCAAtcattttattctaattttggAAGATCAAGTTGAGTGGATTAGAGAGGAGGAAGAGCTATCAGCTTTTAAAGGGCAGAAGATCAGAGATGTGGTTGCCAAACTTTTGAGTGGTCAAAGCATGGGAAGATGAAAAGTAACTAATGAGGTGGGTAAAGTACTATTTGTTAAAACATTTCAAATAATTATGTTATTAGATTTACTCATAGTTGAGAGATTTACTCACAAGGTTGCTAACTCTTTAACTTTCTTGAATAAACCACTTCCGTTTGGAGATAGTCAACTGCCTAGTGTTACTCTCTTTCACCATTGGCATATGTATCTTTCTCCTACCCATTTGCCTTTTTATTTGTACGTGAATTTGGtctctttgtttttttatggagaattttctttctttgttgATAGTATATATAACAAGGAATTTAAAGGGTTGGTCACCCTTATGGTAACTTACTTATAAGATACCATATTTTTCTAATGTGAAGATATGCATAAATTAGTttgtcaaataaaaataattttgtttAAGTTATTTTAATTATAGGTTAAACACATGTTTATATCCTTCAAAGATTTTGAAACTAAAAATAAACATCAAtgaataactttattttttcactttaaataatacatttaattttttaaactaaaaataaaagatcaaggaaTAACTTTAAATAATACAACTTGAATTGATAAAATTTTAAGATTTCACTTTCaaattaatacataaaaaaatataagtaaATTTTGTTTATACCAATTAGTGACATATATAATCATCTTATATTAGAAGAGTCGATTCAATTCATGTTCGTTTTATTCTGTTATTATACACAAAAATCATATTTGAGTTAAGATTATttattcagaaaaaaaaattagaaaaattactTACAGTCATTGGTCACTAATTTGTATAAATACGTCTATGTGAGATGGAGAATTTTTTTGTTAGTTCTTGTTGTAAGTGAAGGAAGTTCTGTTTTGCTTTGTAGTTGTTTGTTGGACATAACTATTTTAAATATTCTAACGTGCCAGTAAGTTCAAGTTTAAATTTGCTTATATTTAAATGAAAAACAATAAAGTTTTTGTTTGGGAAcagttagttttattgattggtTCATTATGTTGTTAAGTTGTATGATGAAATGCCCTTGTTAGATGCTATTGATGTGATTATTTTAGTGCttagaattaaattttataGGTCGTCTTTTTATAATTTCTATAACATCATGAGTTCTGAAACCCCTTTCCAGTCTCATACTGTTTTGAAATAGGTAGCAAGTCGTCTTCACAATTGGTTTGTCTCACATTCAATAACTAATCGATGTAGATTATTACTAATCCATCCATCAAGGTACTCTTGTTTATGAATGATAGGTTGATGAGTCTATCAGTCAGCTCTTGTTTGAATCTGTGGTAAAATGATTCCATATTGTAGGTATTGGAAGCAATCACAACAAATAAGTGCCGAGAGAATTTCCATTAGGGGATTATTTTCATAAATATGCTACTAGTCAGGAGCTATTTAGAATCTCCTCAGAATCAACCTTAAGAATGATAAACTTATTAGTGATGCATGCACTTTGCGAATTGGGATGTGTATGTAAACTTCCAGTAATGTTTTCCAGTTCTTATGATGTATGTTATAATTTGAGGCCTTTGATGCATTTAATTCTGTTGAAAAGTTACTAATCGTCTTTATTGCTTGTCAAATTGCAGGGATTTATTCTCAACGAGTCCTTTGAGCCAAAGAATTGGATTTTCGTATCCACTTTGTACAATGCCTTTTTCGTCATCTAGTGTGTTTTTGTCAAATTTCTTGCACTTATATCTATCCATAGGTCAAAGGTCAACAATAAAAATAGGATTCAATTTTGCTTGTGTCACATTTGTTGCAAATACGTGGCAAAGGAAACGCAAATATGTTCTCCTTTTTTGAAGATTTCTTAAAATCACATCTATCCTTCTATAAACAACTCAGTCAATCccattttatattaataaaattttatattcatTGGTATAATTTATCAACAGAAAATGTATCTAAGCAATACATTAATTATTAGaatgattttctttttttattagggATGTAAACTATGAGAAAACAAATGGTATTTTACAAAGGCATTTTATCATACAACTTACCAATCAATAAAAACAACAGAAACAAAAACTTCTAAACCAACTTAATTGCATCCACTTATCATCTTTAATAATCGTTTTTGCCGGCGAATTTCTACAATCAGTGTTTGAATATCTTTTTTGACTTCGGAATATCTTGATGtggattttttttctgtttctttgcCATCATTTTTCCTGCACAAATTAAGTAACTCAACTATAAGCAGCTAATTTATCACAGAACAATTTGCACAActttattttttgtgattttatgaAAAAGATTATTCATTATAGATAACATCTAGTAAATCTATTTTCAATTATGTTAAGTAAAACTCAGTATACTATCATTAGATTCAATAAGTAGTAATATATTTGATTCAATAAGTGGAAATCCGaaaaccaaacaaaagaaagTTCAATCCTAATGTTAATTATAGTATGTATGTATATAATAACAAATACAACAATTATATGTGTAAATAGAGTTTAGAAGTAAACAAAGTTGTTTCTCATTCATCCTACTTAATGTAATTTCTGAATGCACTTTGAAAGTATACCTGTGATGCACAATTATACCAGTAATCCATTGTCTCTCGTGATTTATGAGtgttaaattgatttttttttatatttttatgtaaaaaaatgaaaattccaTACACAATTTTCATAGATTTTTTAGCTTTTTCTGGCGACCAGTGGGTGCTCAAGCCCCGTCTATATATTTtcatggaaccgttttagctaaaagctcgagctaatGGTTAaagcccaatcatatatcttatattaatctccgacataTATGTCCCTGCATTAAGACCTAATTATCTCTGCAGCACTTTCGTAAACAAGTAATGCGGTTTTCTTCTTCTAATAGATCACAAACGAtgtaaaattctaaaatatacaTTTGTGGTGGCATGAAAATAATTACTCCACCACCATTGTCATCATTACAATGGTGAATGCatggaaaattttaaaagattgtATACAGCTATAATAAAAATTCTCATTCATAAACTAATGAAAATGATAAACAAAAGAATGATATCAATTATTTGCAAAACATTTTTATTAACGAAAACCGGACAGGTTGAAAGTCTATACATTTGGCAACTGATGAACCTAAGCAGTCCATTTTCATGACAAACATCCACTGCCGCAGAATTTGGCCTAAAAAGTTGTTTGTAAACAAGTAGTGCCACTACAACAAAAACTGCCTACAGATGCAGTTTTTTTCGCTTGTAGGGGCGGTTTTAAGGTCTAGGGGCGGTTTTACAAACCGCCCCAAATCTGCCTCCAAAGGGGACTGGAGCTACGAATTAGCGACGAAAATCATCATCGACGAGGTAGAGCGACGAATTTGTAGAGGCGGTTTAAACCGCCCCTATATCTAATTTTAAAATCTCTCTTTTAACTCTAGGGGCGGTTAAAACCGCCGCTACATAAACGCCCCTACATAATTTATGCattatttagtatatatattactttttttattCCAATTTCCTACCtacaataattatttattaattaatcaaatttaaatgtgcaaaaaaaacatataatttaaataaaatcaaCTTTCGATATATTACTAAATTCAATACATgattctaaaattaaaaaaaaaaaaaactaaatttaatGGAGTATGTCATTTCAATATCACAACCTCGATATTGAAACATTAATGtcattttaatatcaaaataaaaacataacacggGATTCCCTCTTGTTTCTAAGTTGTCGATGCCCCATCTGTCCTCATTGGAAACCTCGACACTAATGGCATTACATCTGAGTGCCAATGCTCCAACATAACAACCTCTAGCAGCCAATATTGTGCTTCCTTTTGAATACTTGAAGCAAAATGCACTTGATGTATTATAGACATCATTCTAACTCCTGCCATTGGTCTATGATTGCAAGTCCTACAAGtacaaaaaaagaaaatcacAAGAGCAATTTAGAACAACGAAACAAActgattttataaattatccTTTATATAAATTCTTGCTttacaaattattattattatttgacaaaaaaaagtaACTAGAGATCCCAAACTTCACAAAATCTCATAATCCTTTAAATGAAACTCCATACCTTTCAGAATTATTCCTGCGGCGGCAGACAATATGCAATGCTTTATGACACATCTGTCCAAATTTCTGCCATCCATGGACAACTAATATTGCAGCAATATATCAGTCATGCTTGTTCCTGGTTCATCAAATTGCTAACAATTAACTCATGCTCAAGCAAAATTACCATGTAAAAACAACCCAATTCAATACCTGGAGAGTAGAAATAAATAATATGAATTGGCAATAGATTGATTGATATCGTAGCAGTAGAAATATCCAATAGGCGAAGATAGGCTAACATGTAGAGTAGTATGGCACCAAAAATATAACCTTCACCAACATTGATTCCAAAGGTACTTCCGTTTGAGATCAAGGTTAACAGAGAAAAGCTATGgagctttttctttgtttacgTCGTAGGATAAAAGCTACTAGAAATCAAAGTAAACCGTATATTTGGTTAGGGTTGATTCCTACTAAAACAGCAATGAGCTGTTGTTTTCTATTTCTAACCAAATACTGATTATTCTCCTATTAGGTCTGAAACAACAAATAGGAAATGTGAAAATggaaaacaaacaccctctacaTGTAGCAATAGCTTTGAAGCATCAAAGTAAGTTGTCTAACAATTTCTGCAATTTCTTTGTTACACATGCTATTCATCTTAGTAATAGAATTCCATCCAAGATCAACAGGAAAAAGAGTTTGATATTAGTAGATATGAAGTGTTCCATTAGGATTGCGAAACTGCTTTTTGGAAGGAAAACCAACTAATATCTACTAGTTACCAACAACAAAAACCAACAAACAAGCACTCAATCATGCATCATTTCTTTTTTAGAATAATGGTGGAAATTTTTATAGAAGACGACCAATGTAGAGAGAGGGGAGGAGGTAAAAAAACAGGACTGCCAACCACCCTTAGAAGCCTTGGCTAACTGATGAGATAAACGGTTAGTTGATTTTCTAAGGAATCATTAAAGAAATTAGCAAGAGATTTACTATCCTAAAAAATGGAACCGAAAATAAGAGAAAAGTGGGTAAGATTCATCTAGAGCAGCAAGCAATAATTAGTTCAACAGATTAAATCATTACCGGAGTTCTAGCCCTTCACCCTAGTCATCTCAAGCATGCCAACCTCTTTCGAAGTCACTTCTTGGTCATTCCTTGGCTTATCACTCATCACTTTCCACTGCAATTGCAATAAAGCCCTCTGCCTGTCTTCCTGTAATGTAGCATAGTAAAACTAAATCCAGGACTCAGTTTTTTAAATTGTAGCAGTTGACAGAACTTCATACCTTGGTTTTCTGAAGATTCAATTCCTCTTGTAGCCTCTTGCACTCATCTTCATGCTCAGTCCACAAAGCTTTCATCTGAACATCATTTTCATTCCTCAATTGCATGGTTTTCTGCAGAaattaagaagaagaaaaaaatcatATGATC
The window above is part of the Euphorbia lathyris chromosome 3, ddEupLath1.1, whole genome shotgun sequence genome. Proteins encoded here:
- the LOC136224193 gene encoding synaptonemal complex protein 2-like, which translates into the protein MLDAGIALALAVWRVVVVVERVRVDLFGFGYLHKTMQLRNENDVQMKALWTEHEDECKRLQEELNLQKTKEDRQRALLQLQWKVMSDKPRNDQEVTSKEVGMLEMTRVKG